In one window of Gossypium hirsutum isolate 1008001.06 chromosome A01, Gossypium_hirsutum_v2.1, whole genome shotgun sequence DNA:
- the LOC121204753 gene encoding protein CUP-SHAPED COTYLEDON 2, protein MDSYHHFDNGDTHLPPGFRFHPTDEELITYYLLKKVLDSSFTGRAIAEVDLNKCEPWELPEKAKMGEKEWYFFSLRDRKYPTGLRTNRATEAGYWKATGKDREIYSSKTSALVGMKKTLVFYRGRAPKGEKSNWVMHEYRLEGKFAYHYLSRSSKDEWVISRVFQKSGSGNGASSSNGGGARKTGRMSASIALYQEPSSPSSISLPPLLDPTTTAVSLTDRDSCSYDSQTQSEHVSCFSTIAAAAASAAATSTTTPPLFHPGFDLAMPPPSPQMINNGFDSISRYSRNPGVSVFPSLRSLQENLQFPFFFSQPTMAAAPPLHGGSPLNFGAVSEEGNNGSGAGAKITIGPSEFDCMWTY, encoded by the exons ATGGACAGTTACCATCATTTTGACAACGGTGATACACATTTGCCTCCTGGTTTTCGTTTCCATCCTACTGATGAAGAGCTCATTACTTACTACCTGTTGAAGAAAGTTCTTGATAGTAGCTTTACTGGTAGAGCTATAGCTGAAGTTGACCTTAACAAGTGTGAGCCTTGGGAACTTCCTG AGAAAGCAAAGATGGGAGAAAAAGAGtggtatttttttagtttaagagATAGGAAATACCCAACTGGGTTGAGAACTAACCGAGCTACTGAAGCTGGTTATTGGAAAGCTACCGGGAAAGATAGGGAGATTTACAGCTCAAAGACGAGTGCACTTGTTGGGATGAAGAAAACCCTTGTTTTTTATAGAGGTAGAGCTCCTAAAGGAGAAAAAAGCAACTGGGTCATGCATGAATATCGCCTTGAAGGAAAATTTGCTTACCATTATCTCTCCAGAAGCTCAAAG GATGAATGGGTTATATCCAGGGTTTTTCAGAAGAGTGGTTCCGGCAATGGTGCAAGCAGCAGCAATGGTGGCGGAGCAAGGAAGACTGGCCGTATGAGTGCCTCCATTGCTCTTTACCAAGAACCTAGCTCTCCTTCCTCCATCTCCCTTCCACCTCTCCTTGATCCCACCACCACTGCCGTTTCCCTCACCGACCGTGACAGCTGCTCCTACGACAGCCAAACACAATCTGAGCACGTGTCCTGTTTCTCCACCATTGCTGCTGCAGCTGCCTCCGCTGCTGCCACTTCCACAACCACCCCACCTCTTTTCCACCCGGGTTTCGACCTAGCAATGCCCCCACCATCACCCCAAATGATCAACAACGGTTTTGATTCAATCTCAAGGTATTCGCGAAATCCCGGTGTTTCAGTATTCCCTAGCTTGAGGTCTCTACAGGAGAATTTGCagttccctttctttttctctcagcCGACAATGGCAGCAGCACCGCCACTTCACGGTGGTTCACCATTGAACTTCGGCGCTGTATCCGAGGAAGGTAACAACGGTTCCGGTGCGGGTGCTAAGATAACCATTGGTCCATCCGAGTTCgattgcatgtggacttactga